The proteins below come from a single Holdemania massiliensis genomic window:
- a CDS encoding ATP-binding cassette domain-containing protein, with protein MMLIVDEVTKSIATKKILQECSMNVQAGQICGLAGPNGAGKTTLLNCIAGVLTPETGQIELDGKDLIHEPLNRKALFLISDDFDFHQFRTIRQMVEFFDIFYSLDEGELARHFNHFKLEEKNGIYSLSKGQKRQVLFSIALSLDLRLLMVDEVFDGLDWNVRRYLVGELTNRISDKAMALLLVSHSLKEIKGICDHCFLMKDQSIVAQEDLLENHLFRIQLVFLEACKPDFKALEIIQTQQIGKCWNAIVRADEQAIHSVIAQLSPALADVQPLSLEDYFSLMTDSSWKGEEEDDGEIF; from the coding sequence GTGCAGGCGGGTCAGATCTGCGGCCTGGCAGGGCCTAACGGTGCGGGGAAAACGACATTGCTCAACTGCATCGCCGGCGTTTTAACCCCAGAAACAGGTCAGATCGAATTGGATGGGAAGGATCTGATTCATGAGCCTCTGAATCGGAAAGCGTTGTTTCTGATCAGTGATGATTTTGATTTTCATCAGTTCCGGACAATTCGTCAGATGGTAGAATTTTTTGATATTTTTTATTCCCTGGACGAAGGAGAGCTGGCGCGGCATTTCAATCATTTCAAGTTAGAAGAGAAAAATGGGATTTATTCTCTGTCTAAGGGACAGAAACGACAAGTTTTATTTTCCATTGCTTTAAGTCTGGATCTGCGGTTATTGATGGTCGACGAAGTCTTCGACGGACTGGACTGGAATGTCCGGCGTTATCTTGTGGGTGAGCTGACAAATCGGATCAGCGACAAGGCGATGGCTTTATTGTTGGTATCGCATAGTTTGAAGGAGATCAAGGGCATCTGTGATCACTGTTTCTTAATGAAGGATCAGTCCATCGTGGCTCAGGAAGACTTGTTGGAAAATCATTTATTCCGGATTCAGCTGGTGTTTCTGGAAGCATGCAAACCGGATTTTAAAGCTTTGGAAATCATCCAGACCCAACAGATCGGGAAGTGCTGGAACGCGATTGTGCGTGCGGATGAACAGGCCATCCACAGCGTGATTGCGCAGTTATCACCAGCTTTGGCTGACGTCCAGCCGCTTAGCTTGGAGGATTACTTCAGCTTGATGACAGATTCATCGTGGAAAGGGGAGGAAGAAGATGACGGAGAAATATTTTAA